In Streptomyces hawaiiensis, one genomic interval encodes:
- a CDS encoding tyrosine-type recombinase/integrase yields MSAQRHRGLSEQAAETAIDQACRMLRLRTLHDLRHTATFMMLDDPNMPPVYVQKILGHKYLSTLDIYNRPTRDDVIRAGLAHHARQEKRREENPVPVDEPSYNPDSLSILFGRDAS; encoded by the coding sequence GTGAGTGCCCAACGCCATCGGGGTCTGAGTGAACAAGCTGCCGAGACCGCCATCGATCAGGCATGCCGGATGCTGCGGCTGCGGACCCTTCACGATCTGCGGCACACGGCGACGTTCATGATGCTCGATGACCCGAACATGCCGCCGGTTTACGTGCAAAAGATCCTCGGCCACAAGTATCTGTCGACCCTGGACATCTACAACCGTCCGACCAGGGACGACGTCATCAGAGCCGGCCTCGCCCATCACGCCCGTCAGGAGAAGCGACGCGAGGAGAATCCTGTGCCTGTTGACGAGCCGTCCTACAACCCCGACTCCTTGTCCATCCTCTTCGGCCGGGATGCCTCATGA
- a CDS encoding LamG domain-containing protein — MYIDPSVGLGRSERTVLSSDGDKFWQFNGDYGVGRCSVAGPYYCGNNYTNRMLFEFSPSKLAGKYILDATFRAYETWSFSCEPKWVDLERTDNISEGTRWPGPAQLDQMGDRHVSAGRGGNCTPDQPDAWVEFNDNPEESDENLASTVRKFADGKIHRLTFMLRAKDEGDPSAWKRFDDNAELKVNYAYKPGVPTDVGVIPGDGSTAYCKTSSSDPLIVTRIDPMVQARVQTQVEHSAGDEEGSLQAEYIVERGDDAAWHQVWSDYRPNSGWDPDGTLERMRTTNRADGGLYRLKARTQSHWSYGGKSGDLFSSYSKWCYFKIDSTAPKAPVITTGSPYTACTTNLCEGKGGPGVPGSFTFKPNAADKDIAGYRWRLLTTSAKETKTVSGSSVTVPNVTPSLSGTQVLSVEAKDVRSRWGTPAEFTFKVAPASGPSGTWHFDDGAPDSGVTVAKDTAAEGTRHDATLHTAGAGWSTLARRGDADYSLWMDSTVPENQKAYAATATPAVNTKDSFTVSAWAYLTDASQNRVVLAAPGTDASAFTLYYSAAYKKWVFNRTAADVTEGQTYLRSLSDTGAPPVKVWTHLAGVFDTQGDTDKTNDTIQLFVNGRPQGKPVVLTSLSTAYTPWVSSGGMQFGRSLVGGSYGENFRGRLDEVSVWQRALTADEVTEQAQLSENGVPLHELVAHWDAAASTGTELKELTSYPAGPMKLSASGAVLDADNDALVLNGTAGYASATGPVTDESGSFTATARVRLDSVKLAAKPVGYQAQVAGQQASGGESSWALWVVKPADDLYQWKFTRTALGTDGKVTQSAEVPGGDIAEVDTWVQVTGVFDAQEAWEWTDPDDGSSETKYGRLHLYVGEFDQPAEGDSGFTAPQQGVGAITAGRGSTGHYLPGSLEEVRVWTGAMSADQISSQVLGTNML; from the coding sequence GTGTACATCGACCCCTCGGTCGGACTCGGGAGGTCGGAGCGGACCGTGCTGTCCTCCGACGGCGACAAGTTCTGGCAGTTCAACGGCGACTACGGCGTCGGCCGGTGCAGCGTGGCGGGGCCGTACTACTGCGGCAACAACTACACGAACCGCATGCTCTTCGAGTTCTCGCCGTCGAAACTGGCGGGCAAGTACATCCTCGACGCCACGTTCCGCGCGTACGAGACCTGGTCGTTCTCCTGTGAGCCCAAGTGGGTGGACCTGGAGCGCACCGACAACATCTCCGAGGGGACCCGCTGGCCGGGCCCGGCTCAGCTCGACCAGATGGGCGACCGGCATGTGTCGGCCGGGCGTGGCGGCAACTGCACTCCCGACCAGCCTGATGCCTGGGTCGAGTTCAACGACAACCCGGAGGAGTCGGACGAGAACCTGGCGTCGACGGTGCGCAAGTTCGCCGACGGCAAGATCCACCGGCTCACCTTCATGCTGCGGGCCAAGGATGAGGGCGACCCCTCGGCGTGGAAGCGGTTCGACGACAACGCCGAGCTCAAGGTCAACTACGCCTATAAGCCGGGCGTGCCTACCGACGTCGGTGTCATCCCGGGCGACGGCTCCACCGCCTACTGCAAGACGTCCTCCTCCGATCCGCTGATCGTCACTCGGATCGACCCGATGGTGCAGGCCCGGGTGCAGACCCAGGTCGAGCACAGCGCGGGTGACGAAGAGGGCTCTCTGCAGGCCGAGTACATCGTGGAGCGCGGTGACGACGCCGCCTGGCACCAGGTGTGGTCGGACTACCGGCCGAACTCCGGCTGGGACCCGGACGGCACCCTGGAGAGGATGCGCACGACCAACCGTGCGGACGGCGGCCTGTACCGGCTCAAGGCGCGCACGCAGTCGCACTGGTCGTACGGCGGCAAGTCGGGTGACCTGTTCTCGTCGTACTCCAAGTGGTGCTACTTCAAGATCGACTCGACGGCGCCCAAGGCTCCGGTGATCACCACGGGCAGCCCGTACACCGCGTGCACTACGAACCTGTGCGAGGGCAAGGGTGGCCCGGGCGTCCCCGGCAGCTTCACCTTCAAGCCCAACGCGGCGGACAAAGACATCGCCGGCTACCGCTGGCGGCTGCTGACCACCTCCGCCAAGGAGACCAAGACGGTCAGCGGCTCCTCGGTTACCGTGCCGAACGTGACGCCGTCACTGTCCGGCACTCAGGTGCTGTCGGTGGAGGCCAAAGACGTACGCAGCCGGTGGGGTACCCCCGCCGAGTTCACCTTCAAGGTCGCCCCCGCCTCCGGCCCCTCCGGCACCTGGCACTTCGACGACGGCGCCCCGGACTCCGGTGTGACGGTCGCCAAGGACACCGCCGCCGAGGGCACACGGCACGATGCCACGCTCCACACTGCCGGTGCGGGATGGTCGACGCTGGCCCGGCGCGGTGACGCGGACTACTCGCTGTGGATGGACAGCACCGTTCCCGAGAACCAGAAGGCGTACGCGGCAACAGCCACCCCGGCCGTGAACACGAAGGACTCTTTCACCGTCTCGGCGTGGGCCTATCTGACGGACGCCTCGCAGAACCGTGTGGTGCTCGCGGCCCCGGGGACTGACGCCTCGGCGTTCACCCTGTATTACTCCGCCGCGTACAAGAAGTGGGTGTTCAACCGAACCGCCGCTGACGTCACGGAAGGCCAGACCTATCTGCGGTCGCTCTCCGACACCGGTGCGCCGCCAGTGAAGGTGTGGACGCACTTGGCGGGTGTCTTCGATACCCAGGGCGACACGGACAAGACCAACGACACCATCCAGTTGTTCGTCAACGGCCGGCCGCAGGGCAAACCGGTGGTGCTCACCTCGCTTTCGACCGCGTACACGCCGTGGGTTTCCTCCGGCGGCATGCAGTTCGGCCGCTCGCTGGTGGGCGGCAGCTACGGGGAGAACTTCCGCGGCCGCCTCGACGAGGTGTCCGTGTGGCAGCGGGCGCTGACCGCGGACGAGGTCACCGAGCAGGCACAGCTGTCGGAGAACGGCGTCCCCCTGCACGAGCTGGTGGCTCACTGGGACGCCGCGGCCTCCACGGGCACCGAGCTCAAGGAGCTGACCTCGTACCCTGCCGGTCCGATGAAGCTGTCGGCCTCGGGCGCGGTTCTCGACGCGGACAACGACGCCCTGGTCCTGAATGGCACGGCCGGCTATGCCTCGGCGACCGGACCGGTCACCGACGAGTCCGGCTCCTTCACCGCCACTGCGCGGGTGCGGCTCGACTCCGTGAAGCTCGCGGCCAAGCCCGTCGGCTACCAGGCTCAAGTGGCCGGGCAGCAGGCAAGCGGCGGAGAGTCCTCGTGGGCGCTGTGGGTCGTCAAGCCCGCCGACGACCTCTACCAGTGGAAGTTCACCCGCACAGCGCTCGGCACGGACGGCAAGGTCACCCAGAGCGCTGAGGTGCCCGGCGGTGACATCGCCGAGGTCGACACCTGGGTGCAGGTCACCGGCGTCTTCGACGCACAGGAGGCCTGGGAGTGGACCGACCCGGACGACGGATCGAGCGAGACCAAGTACGGCAGGCTCCACCTGTACGTGGGCGAGTTCGACCAGCCCGCAGAGGGTGACTCCGGGTTCACCGCACCGCAGCAGGGCGTCGGCGCGATCACTGCGGGCCGCGGCAGCACCGGGCACTACCTGCCCGGCTCCCTGGAGGAAGTGCGCGTCTGGACAGGTGCGATGAGCGCCGACCAGATCAGCTCACAGGTCCTCGGAACGAACATGCTCTGA
- a CDS encoding RHS repeat-associated core domain-containing protein, which yields MPGLALGMGLAMLPGLLSPVAFAADRDDPLGRPTLKDARSVDVSPLTAKANRKAARAVAEGEAADAAAARRARTDQNRSVTWPGKGTAQLTLPDKGAAEAKPGSLPLTLEPVSGKKRAAGSVRVNVLDQKAARALGVKGVVLAVTGPKTGGRAELGVDYSAFASAYGADWAGRLQMQQLPDCALSDPAKAKCRTRLPLETTNKRGADELSAPLAFAPAARSASTGSTMVLALAAGSQSGAGDLGATPLAASSTWEAGGSSGTFTWSYPLRTPPAAAGPQPELQISYDSGSVDGRTASTNNQGTALGEGFDITSSYIERQYGSCDDDGQDDKYDLCWKYDNASIVLNGKATELVKDDTSGKWRLKSDDASTVERRTGADNGDDNGEFWTVTTGEGTVYTFGLNKLPGAGTDDRTKSVWTVPVFGDDEGEPGYSDGSSFSGRDKKQAWRWNLDLVEDTHGNSSTYWYEDENNHYDKLGDDNTGTAYTRGGYLKEIRYGQRKGALFSTTPAASNKVVFSYAERCVASGTGCDALTEDKRDNWPDVPYDAICKEGDKCTGNVGPSFFTRKRMTGVTTYAWDAAAATPAYAAIDGWSFKQLYLDPGDTGDSTDQSLWLDSITHTGKRGTDLAMDPVKFTHEFKPNRVDGPSDDILSFEKPRLKTIVSEAGAQTIVSYMEADCVYGQTMPKVDENTKRCYPVKWSPNGEQELILDWFQKYPVSAVKTTDPFGGSEAVHHSYQYSGGGAWHYDDDPMTPAKKRTWSMWRGFEKVTHLTGVSEGTQSKTVTVYLRGMHGDRVLGPDGKTPDPDKRRTAKVTGIKAGEITDSDQYAGFVRETVTYDGTAEVSGSVADPWSERTATQHKSYADTEAYYVRTAATHERTRVTFGGTARDRVRTTVTSYDDHGMPETIEDKGDDAISGDETRTRTWYARNADQGINSLVSRTRKVAKLCSVTDTSLDLPADNTRPGDVIEDTAIVYDDPAATGWSASQKPVRGDASWTGRAKSYSAATPAWQKVTSTTFDALGRALVVKDTNNLPTTSATYTPAGSGPLTATSTEDAKKFKTTTKVDIGTGSAMKVTDPNGKITESEFDSLGRLTKLWLPNRSKALNKTPNHTYAYKVTNSAMPWVAISTLKGDGSGYNTTYEIFDSLLRSRQVQSPTPVGGRLISQTLYDSRGLAVSRQSDIWDEQSAPSGTAVQIDGGQAPRQTDTTYDGAGRVVKEVMKTSNVTRWSVENTYTGDTVTSTAPAGGQATAVVTNALGQTTERREYGGPKPEGAYTTTGYTYAPGGLQKTITGPDKATWSYEYDLFGRVRKSTDPDTGTTQPEFDVLDRQIKSTDSEGRSLLTEYDDLGRRTGLWKTSKTDANKLAAWTFDTLAKGHQDTATRYDGGATGKAYTATVTKYSAQYQVESTQFSLPDDDELVKAGVPKTLSFSTGYRLDGTVSQAAQPAVGGLPAETVSYKYNATGQQITSQGTSGYLQGATFSPQGDLRQLALGTDGTDTAKKAYLNYDYEAGTRRLVRSYVTDDVHGYMPQELKFKQDAAGNVTSIFDGTTQGGTTKPDYQCFAYDGHSRLTEAWTPKTPDCAAAGRTQANIDGAAPYWTSYTYNEAGQRKTETKHTASATTTTDYSYGNTPTNQPHPLTKTTTGSTTQNYEYDKTGNTTKRPGPAAQQSLDWNAEGKLARTTEGPAETSYLYDADGELLIRRAKGDGDTVLYLGATEVRLTVKGTAKTLSGTRYYTANGQNIACRTAVSGTSGSKLSFLAADHHGTSSIAMDATTFTVVKRYTSPFGASRGPKATTWPDDKGFLGKPTDAATGLTHVGAREYDPGIGQFTSVDPVLSLDQHQSMNGYAYADNSPITFSDPTGLKKGGGGLGDLLGIIGAVIGGTVGAVLGVVGDAISSIGGGGGGGGGGGGGGGGGTGTATYASTGTTTCYYAMGMNQCTTTGGAPPMTDNNLNTGNSCGGTSSGYPACPGLIGEQGDPEQVKELLLIGCGWIPILGAGCDGYDVKRSADEGDKLGAGLGIMGFIPIIGDFIKLPDQLKDLERVADVAKAAKARPIVKWSTPEYDGWQHVLDNHRTSGPGYSSDPDGKGVFEGKFVKGDKLKKRIQEAVGNGKAMPNDKGRDGVVYEYNFGPGNAVGRLSKNQGGGISTGIKVILNHDGSLRTAHPI from the coding sequence ATGCCCGGCCTCGCGCTGGGCATGGGCCTGGCCATGTTGCCGGGCCTGCTGTCACCCGTCGCGTTCGCGGCGGATCGGGACGACCCGCTGGGTCGTCCGACGCTGAAGGACGCGCGCTCAGTCGACGTGTCGCCGCTGACGGCGAAGGCAAACCGCAAGGCCGCTCGTGCGGTGGCTGAGGGCGAGGCCGCCGACGCGGCCGCCGCCCGGCGGGCCCGCACCGACCAGAACCGGTCGGTGACCTGGCCCGGCAAGGGCACCGCACAGCTGACCCTGCCTGACAAGGGGGCGGCAGAGGCGAAGCCGGGCTCGCTGCCTCTGACGCTGGAGCCGGTCTCCGGCAAGAAGCGCGCGGCCGGCTCGGTCCGGGTGAACGTCCTGGACCAGAAGGCGGCCAGGGCACTGGGCGTCAAGGGCGTGGTCCTGGCCGTCACCGGCCCGAAGACCGGCGGGCGGGCCGAACTCGGCGTCGACTACTCCGCGTTCGCCTCGGCCTACGGAGCCGACTGGGCCGGCCGGCTGCAAATGCAGCAGCTGCCCGATTGTGCGTTGAGCGACCCCGCCAAGGCCAAATGCCGTACCCGGCTTCCGCTCGAAACTACGAACAAACGGGGCGCCGACGAGCTGAGCGCACCGCTGGCTTTCGCACCCGCGGCCCGCTCAGCGAGCACCGGCTCGACGATGGTCCTCGCGCTCGCGGCAGGATCACAGTCCGGCGCCGGTGATCTGGGGGCGACTCCGCTCGCGGCGTCCTCGACCTGGGAGGCGGGCGGTTCGTCCGGCACGTTCACCTGGTCGTACCCGCTGCGCACCCCGCCGGCCGCGGCCGGTCCGCAGCCGGAGCTGCAGATCTCCTACGACTCGGGCAGCGTGGACGGCCGCACGGCCTCGACGAACAACCAGGGCACGGCGCTCGGCGAGGGCTTCGACATCACCTCGTCGTACATCGAGCGGCAGTACGGCTCGTGCGACGACGACGGCCAGGACGACAAGTACGATCTGTGCTGGAAGTACGACAACGCCTCGATCGTGCTGAACGGCAAGGCCACGGAGCTGGTCAAGGACGACACCAGCGGTAAGTGGCGGCTGAAGAGCGACGACGCCTCCACCGTCGAGCGGCGCACCGGCGCCGACAACGGTGACGACAACGGCGAGTTCTGGACCGTCACCACCGGTGAGGGCACCGTCTACACCTTCGGCCTGAACAAGCTGCCGGGCGCGGGTACGGACGACCGCACCAAGTCGGTGTGGACCGTGCCGGTGTTCGGCGACGACGAGGGCGAGCCGGGCTACTCCGACGGTTCGAGCTTCTCGGGCCGGGACAAGAAGCAGGCCTGGCGCTGGAACCTCGACCTGGTCGAGGACACCCACGGCAACTCCTCCACGTACTGGTACGAGGACGAGAACAACCACTACGACAAGCTCGGTGACGACAACACCGGCACCGCGTACACCCGCGGCGGCTATCTGAAGGAGATCCGCTACGGCCAGCGCAAGGGTGCCCTGTTCTCCACCACTCCGGCGGCCTCGAACAAGGTGGTCTTCTCCTACGCTGAGCGCTGCGTCGCCAGCGGCACCGGCTGTGACGCGCTGACCGAGGACAAGCGGGACAACTGGCCCGACGTGCCCTACGACGCCATCTGCAAGGAAGGCGACAAGTGCACCGGGAACGTGGGCCCCTCGTTCTTCACCCGCAAGCGGATGACCGGTGTCACCACCTATGCGTGGGACGCCGCTGCCGCGACGCCCGCGTACGCGGCGATCGATGGCTGGTCGTTCAAGCAGCTGTACCTGGACCCGGGCGACACCGGTGACTCCACCGACCAGTCGCTGTGGCTCGACTCCATCACGCACACCGGCAAGCGAGGCACTGATCTCGCCATGGACCCGGTGAAGTTCACCCACGAGTTCAAGCCGAACCGGGTCGACGGCCCCTCCGACGACATCCTGTCGTTCGAAAAGCCCCGACTGAAGACCATCGTCTCCGAGGCCGGCGCCCAGACGATCGTGTCCTACATGGAGGCCGACTGCGTCTACGGCCAGACCATGCCCAAGGTCGACGAGAACACCAAGCGCTGCTACCCGGTCAAGTGGTCGCCCAACGGCGAGCAGGAGCTGATCCTCGACTGGTTCCAGAAGTACCCGGTCAGCGCGGTCAAGACAACAGACCCGTTCGGCGGCTCCGAGGCTGTCCACCACAGCTACCAGTACTCCGGAGGCGGCGCCTGGCACTACGACGACGACCCGATGACTCCGGCCAAAAAGCGCACCTGGTCGATGTGGCGCGGCTTCGAGAAGGTCACGCACCTCACCGGCGTCAGCGAGGGCACCCAGTCCAAGACGGTCACGGTGTACCTGCGCGGTATGCACGGCGACCGCGTCCTCGGCCCGGACGGCAAGACGCCCGACCCGGACAAGCGCAGAACCGCCAAGGTGACCGGCATCAAGGCCGGCGAGATCACCGACTCGGACCAGTACGCGGGATTCGTACGCGAGACCGTCACCTATGACGGCACTGCGGAGGTGTCCGGCTCGGTCGCCGACCCGTGGTCCGAGCGCACCGCGACGCAGCACAAGTCGTACGCCGACACCGAGGCGTACTACGTGCGCACGGCCGCCACGCACGAGCGCACCCGGGTGACGTTTGGCGGCACCGCGAGGGACCGCGTCCGCACCACCGTCACCTCGTACGACGACCACGGCATGCCTGAGACGATCGAGGACAAGGGCGACGACGCGATCAGCGGCGACGAGACGCGCACGCGCACCTGGTACGCGCGCAACGCCGACCAGGGCATCAACTCCCTCGTCTCGCGCACTCGCAAGGTCGCGAAGCTCTGCTCGGTGACGGATACGTCCCTCGACCTGCCCGCGGACAACACCCGTCCCGGTGACGTCATCGAGGACACCGCGATCGTCTACGACGACCCCGCCGCGACCGGCTGGAGCGCCTCGCAGAAGCCGGTCCGGGGCGACGCATCCTGGACCGGCCGCGCGAAGTCGTACTCCGCGGCCACCCCGGCCTGGCAGAAGGTCACCAGCACGACCTTCGACGCGCTCGGCCGCGCTCTGGTCGTGAAGGACACCAACAACCTGCCGACCACCAGCGCGACCTACACACCCGCCGGGAGCGGGCCGCTCACCGCGACCTCGACCGAGGACGCCAAGAAGTTCAAGACCACCACCAAGGTGGACATCGGAACCGGCTCGGCCATGAAGGTCACCGACCCCAACGGCAAGATCACCGAGTCCGAGTTCGACAGCCTGGGCCGACTCACCAAGCTCTGGCTGCCCAACCGCTCCAAGGCCCTGAACAAGACGCCGAACCACACCTATGCGTACAAGGTCACGAACTCGGCGATGCCGTGGGTGGCGATTAGCACGCTCAAGGGCGACGGGTCTGGCTACAACACCACCTACGAGATCTTCGACTCGCTGCTGCGTTCACGTCAGGTGCAGTCGCCCACGCCGGTCGGCGGTCGGCTGATCAGCCAGACGCTGTACGACTCGCGGGGTCTGGCCGTCTCCCGGCAGTCCGACATCTGGGACGAGCAGTCCGCACCGTCGGGCACGGCGGTGCAGATCGACGGCGGACAGGCACCCCGGCAGACCGACACCACGTACGACGGTGCCGGCCGGGTCGTCAAGGAGGTGATGAAGACCTCCAACGTCACCCGTTGGTCGGTCGAGAACACCTACACCGGGGACACGGTGACCAGCACCGCGCCGGCCGGTGGCCAGGCCACGGCGGTGGTGACCAACGCGCTCGGGCAGACCACGGAGCGTCGCGAGTACGGCGGCCCCAAGCCTGAAGGTGCCTACACCACCACGGGCTACACCTACGCTCCGGGCGGTCTGCAGAAGACCATCACCGGGCCGGACAAGGCCACGTGGTCGTACGAGTACGACCTGTTCGGCCGTGTCCGCAAGTCGACGGATCCGGACACCGGCACCACACAGCCGGAGTTCGACGTACTGGACCGGCAGATCAAGTCGACGGACTCGGAGGGGCGCAGCCTTCTCACCGAGTACGACGACCTGGGCCGCAGGACCGGCCTGTGGAAGACCAGCAAGACCGACGCCAACAAGCTCGCTGCGTGGACCTTCGACACCCTGGCCAAGGGGCACCAGGACACAGCAACCCGTTATGACGGGGGCGCCACCGGCAAGGCGTACACCGCGACGGTCACCAAGTACTCGGCCCAGTACCAGGTCGAGAGCACCCAGTTCTCGCTGCCGGACGACGATGAGTTGGTGAAGGCGGGCGTCCCGAAGACGCTGTCATTCTCCACCGGCTACCGGCTCGACGGCACGGTCTCTCAGGCAGCGCAGCCCGCGGTCGGCGGACTGCCCGCCGAGACGGTCTCCTACAAATACAACGCGACCGGCCAGCAGATCACGTCCCAGGGTACGAGCGGATATCTCCAGGGCGCCACGTTCTCGCCGCAGGGCGACCTGCGTCAGCTCGCTCTCGGCACGGACGGCACAGACACCGCGAAGAAGGCGTACCTCAACTACGACTACGAGGCCGGAACCCGGCGCCTCGTGCGCTCCTACGTCACCGACGACGTGCACGGCTACATGCCACAGGAGCTGAAGTTCAAGCAGGACGCCGCGGGCAACGTCACGTCGATCTTCGACGGCACCACACAGGGCGGCACCACCAAGCCCGACTACCAGTGCTTCGCCTACGACGGCCACAGCCGTCTGACCGAGGCCTGGACGCCCAAGACCCCCGACTGCGCGGCTGCCGGGCGCACCCAGGCGAACATCGACGGTGCGGCGCCGTACTGGACGTCGTACACCTACAACGAAGCCGGTCAGCGCAAGACCGAGACCAAGCACACGGCCTCGGCAACCACCACGACCGACTACTCCTACGGCAACACGCCCACCAACCAGCCGCACCCCCTCACCAAGACGACGACCGGGAGCACCACTCAGAACTACGAGTACGACAAGACCGGAAACACCACCAAGCGGCCCGGACCGGCCGCCCAGCAGTCCCTCGACTGGAATGCCGAGGGCAAGCTGGCCAGGACGACCGAGGGACCGGCCGAGACCAGCTACCTCTACGACGCCGACGGTGAGCTCCTCATCCGGCGTGCGAAGGGAGACGGCGACACCGTCCTCTACCTCGGTGCCACCGAGGTCCGCCTGACGGTCAAGGGGACGGCCAAGACCCTCTCCGGCACGCGCTACTACACTGCCAACGGCCAGAACATCGCATGCCGGACCGCTGTCAGCGGCACATCGGGAAGCAAACTGAGCTTCCTGGCCGCCGACCACCACGGCACGTCCTCAATAGCCATGGACGCCACAACGTTCACCGTCGTCAAGCGCTACACGTCGCCGTTCGGTGCCTCGCGCGGCCCGAAGGCGACCACCTGGCCGGACGACAAGGGCTTCCTGGGCAAGCCGACCGACGCCGCCACAGGCCTCACCCACGTCGGAGCACGTGAGTACGACCCCGGAATCGGCCAGTTCACCAGCGTCGACCCGGTGCTCTCACTCGACCAGCACCAGTCCATGAACGGCTACGCCTACGCGGACAACAGCCCCATAACCTTCAGCGACCCGACGGGGCTCAAGAAGGGCGGCGGTGGCCTGGGCGATCTGCTCGGCATCATCGGCGCCGTGATCGGCGGCACGGTCGGAGCCGTGCTCGGCGTCGTGGGCGACGCTATCTCCAGTATCGGCGGCGGTGGCGGCGGCGGTGGCGGCGGCGGTGGCGGCGGTGGCGGCGGGACCGGCACGGCCACCTACGCCAGCACCGGCACGACGACCTGCTACTACGCGATGGGCATGAACCAGTGCACCACGACCGGTGGCGCGCCGCCCATGACCGACAACAACCTCAACACCGGCAACAGCTGCGGCGGAACGAGCTCCGGCTACCCGGCCTGCCCGGGCCTGATCGGTGAACAGGGCGACCCCGAGCAGGTCAAGGAACTGCTGCTCATCGGCTGCGGCTGGATCCCCATCCTTGGAGCCGGTTGCGACGGCTACGACGTCAAGCGCTCAGCCGACGAAGGCGACAAGCTCGGCGCGGGCCTCGGCATCATGGGCTTCATCCCGATCATCGGCGACTTCATCAAGCTGCCCGACCAGCTGAAAGACCTCGAGCGCGTCGCGGACGTAGCGAAGGCCGCGAAGGCCCGTCCCATCGTGAAGTGGTCCACGCCGGAGTACGACGGATGGCAGCATGTCCTGGACAACCACAGGACGAGCGGCCCGGGCTACTCGAGCGATCCCGACGGAAAGGGAGTGTTCGAGGGTAAGTTTGTCAAGGGAGACAAGCTCAAGAAGCGAATTCAGGAAGCCGTAGGAAACGGCAAGGCAATGCCGAACGATAAGGGGCGTGACGGAGTCGTGTATGAGTACAACTTCGGTCCCGGTAATGCAGTCGGTCGCCTTTCCAAGAACCAGGGCGGGGGAATCTCGACGGGAATCAAAGTCATTCTCAATCATGACGGGTCCCTGCGCACCGCCCACCCCATCTAG